The genomic interval CCGGCGCCGGCGCCGCCCAGAATCAGCGTGCGCGGATTGACGGCGGAAACCGTGCCTGCCAGCGTCAGGAAACCGCTGTTCACGACGACCTTCGGGTTGCCATTGCCATAGATCATGTCCACGGGACCGGAAATGGTGTTGCTGCCGGCTTCATTGAAGAGCACGCCTGACGTGCCGCTCAAGGTGAAGTTGATGGAGCTGTCCACGTTGATGTCGCCGCTGATGCCGTTCAAATGCAGCGAGGCATTGGGCACGTTGCAGGTCACGACCTTCGGCCCGACCCCGAGGGCGTTGCCGTTGGTGAACCAGAGTGCTCCGGCGTTCCCGTAGGTGAGGTTGACCGGGCCGGTGAAGGTGTTGTTGCCGTAAAGTCTCAGCTTGAGCGCGGCGTTGGCCAGCGACACGCTGCCGGTGCCGGTGATTTGATCGGCAAAGATTACGTCCGCCGCCAGGTTGAATGACAGGTTGCCGTTGTCCACCAGCGTGCCGGAGCCCAGGCTGCCGGTGGTGCCGCCGCTGCCAATTTGCAGCGTGCCAGCGTTGATCACTGTGCCCCCGGTGTAGGTGTTGGTGCCGGACAGTGTCTGCACGCCCGTCCCCTCCTTCACCACCGTCAGACTGCCGGAGGTGTTCTGGATGCGGCCGGCAAACGTCGAAAACGCTCCATTGGCGCCCACCGTCAACGTGACGGCGCCGCCTGCCAGCGAATCGACCGCGGCGTCTGCGAACGTGGAGTTCAGACCGCCCAACACCGCGCTGTTGCCGTTCAAATCCAAACTGGCACCGGCGCCCAGGTTCACGTTGCCATGCCCCGGTCCGCCGGCAATGCCGCCCGCATTGAGCAGTTTCAGCGTGCCCGCGCCGATGCTGGTGTCGCCGCTGTAACTGTTGGAGCTGCTCAAGCTGAGCGTGCCCGTGCCGTTCTTGCCCAAGGCACCGCCGCCGCTGATCACGCCGGCCAGGGTCACGTTGTTGGCGTTGTCATCGACCGTGGCGGTGCCGGCGCCGGCGATGATGTTGTTGGCCAGCGTCAGGGCCGCGCCCACGCGCACCGTGGCGCTGCTCGCCACGCTCAAATCCCCCGCGCCGATGGCATTGGCGTTGTCCAATTGCAACACGCCGCCACCGCTCAGGATGGTGCCCACGCTGCCGGCGGACGCCGGGCCGTAGGTGTTGTTCCCGGACAACGTCACCGTGCCCGGACCGTTCACCGACACCGTCCGGGCGCCGCTGCTGTTGCCCATGGCGCCGGCGATTTTCAGGGACGTTCCCGCCGTGGTCAGGATTCCCAAGTTGTCGTTGAGGGCGACGGCAGGCGCAATGGTGTTGGACATGCCGCCGTTCACGCTGATGGCCGCACCCACGTCCTTGTTGTCCAATGTCAGCGGGTTGCCGGCATCGGCGATGAGGAAGGAATTGTCGTTGGTGAATTGAATCAGGCCGAGGGAAACGGGCGTGTCGAGCGTGACGGTGGTGTAGGCCGCACCTACGCCCAGAATCGCGCCGTCACCGGCGACGTGGGGCGTATTGGGGTTGCTGCTCCAGTTCGCCGCGGTGGACCAGTTGCCGCTCGTGCCGCTGGTCCAGACGGCGTTCACGCCGGTCAGGGCCACGGTCAGCGTCACCGTCCCGCCGCTGGTCGTAACGGTCGAAGCCGTGCCCGCCTGGACGCCCGCTCCGGTGAAGGTCGGCGCGCCCGTGGCGAAGGAACCGGTGCTGCCGCCGGCATTGTAAGTCATCAGCCGGTAGGTGCCGGGTGGCAAGGGCGTGGCCCCGGCCACGTTGATCGTCAAATTGTTGTCGTTCAGGGTGACGCTGCCCGCGATTTGCAACGGCGTCGCATTGGAACCGCTGATCGCCGTCGTGGGCGTCACCGTGAACAAAGCGGCCGAACCGGATTGCCAGTCCACTGTCCCGCCGATGGAGTTCGTCCCGCCGAGCGTCGCGCCGTTCGCAACTGTCACCGCCCCGCCCCCGAGGCTGCCGTTGACCAGCAGCGTGCCCGCGTTGACCGCCGTCGCTCCGCTGTAGGTGTTGGCACCGCCCAGCGTCAACGTCCCGCTGCCATCCTTGGTCAGCGACACCGTGCCGGTGGTGTTCTTGATGGACCCGTTGAACACGCTGTTGCCGCTGCTGCTGACCGTCAGCGTGTCAAAGCCCGCGGCGGCCGCATCGTCAATCACGCCCGCGGCATTGCCGCTCAGATTGCCGACCACGGGAGAGCTGCCATTCAGGTCGAGCGTTCCGTGCACCGTCAGATTGGCGCCGCCGGCCCCCAGCGCGCCCGCGTTGCCCAGCTTCAGGACGCCGTTGCTGACCACGGTGCCGCCCGAGTAGGTGTTCACACCACCGAGCACCAACGTGCCCGCACCGGCCTTGGTGAGGCTGTAACCGCTGCCGGAAATGACCCCATCCACCTCCAGCGTTTTGGCGTTCACGGTCACAACGCGGCTGGCGTTCAGGGTCACGTTGCCATAACCAAGGTTGAGGTTTTGCGTGCCGAGGAATCCGAAGTTGCCATTCCAATTCTGCACGTTGTTCCCGTAGCTGACGAGATCGGCGACGGTGCTGTCGAGGTTGCCGCCGTTGATGGTCAGCGTGCTCGTGCCGAGGGCGCCGGGGTCCGCCAGCCGGAGGGTGCCGCCGTTGAGGACCGTGGCTGCGTAGCTGCCCGCAAACGAAATCCCCGGCGTGGGCGTGCCCACCAGGGTCACCGTGCCGCTGCCGTTGACCGTCAGGTTCAGGTTGCCGCCGCTGTTCTGGGCCTGAATTGTGGTGTTCAGGATGAAATCTCCCGCGCCGGCCAGGCTCAACGTGTGCGAACCGCCGCCGCCCATGAGGAAGAAGCAGTTGGTGTTGATCGTCACCGGATTGGCCGAATTGTTGGTCCAGGCATGAACCGACCCGTTGCCAGTCGCGCCCAACGCGAGGGGCAGCGCGGGGGTGTCGCTGCTGCCAAAGGTCACCGGCCCCGCGCCGTTTTCCACCACGAAACTGGTGTTGAGCCGGATACGCCCGCTGTTTCCGACGTTCTCCACGATGGTCAATGGACTGGTCTGACCCGCAAGCACGTTGACGTTCAGGCCGGGATTGGAATCGGCCAGCGCGCCGCCGTTGGTCAGGGTCAGGCTGCCGGACGCCGTGCCGTTCCACTGAATCGTGTCGCCAGGGGCTGGAGCGGCCGCGGGACTCCAGTTCGCGGCAGTGCCCAGCAGCTTGTCGCCCGCCGAATTCGTCCACGTGAGCGTGGCGGCGAATGACGAACCGGCCAGCAGCGGGGTCAGACAGACCAGCAGCCTGGCCGCGGCATTTCCAATTTGCACTTTGGCTGATTTCATGATGATGCGATGAGTTGGAGGATTTGGGGATTGGTTGTTTAGCTGGATGACTTGGGGATTAAACTGCCGACGGGAACGGGGAACAAAACGCGGAGCACGCACGAAGCGGAGCGGCTGAGATCTGATTCATGGATTTAAATGCGGTTGCCTGCCAAAAATTTCGACGGTTTGTGCGTCCTGATGTGGGCTGACCACGAACCTAGGTGGCGCCGACAACGGTAGCCATACGACGTATGTCGTATTTTGCGCGGGCACGGGCGGGAACCACCACCCCGATGGTTCCCGCCCCCAACCCGCCAACCGATGCGAAACCCTACGCCGGCCCGCTCGATCCAGCCGCGATTCGGCAGGCGGCTCACAACTGAGGCTTTGCATGGGCCAATACTGCCATTCACAGTGTTTCCGGGTTCAATCCAGTTGTAACGAACGGGCGATTGGGAAAGCCATACGACGTATGTCGTATTCTTTTTTCCGGCGACACACGGGTCCCGACGAGCATACGATAAACGTCGCATGGACGCCCCGGTAACAACGGCTAAGATGGCGGGTCAAATCCGATGACGTTCAATATTCGCCCGCTCATATCCCTGCGCGCCGTGCTCGCGCTGTTCGCCGGTCTGCTGGCCGCTACTACACAATCGGCGCTCGCCCTCGGGGAACCTGGATTTGTTCTGACCAACGCCGCCTCCGGCTGCTTCCCGTTGTTCGACCGCACGACCGCGCCGCTTCTGATTGCGGCGGATGACTGGCCGGGAGTCAGGCGTGCCGCCAACGATCTCGCCCACGACATCGAACGCGTCACCGGCACGCTGCCCGCCATCAGTGAGAACGCGGACCTGAAGCCGCGTCATGCCGTGATCATCGGCACCCTCGGCCACAACACCGTCATTGACCGGCTGGTGCGCGAGCAGAAGCTCGCGGTGACGGAAATCGCCGGCCAATGGGAATCGTTCGTCCTCCAAGTCGTCACCAATCCCCTGCCCGGCATCGAAAGCGCGCTGGTCATTGCTGGCAGCGACAAGCGCGGGACCATCTACGGCATCTACGAACTGTCCGAACAAATCGGCGTTTCGCCGTGGCATTTTTGGTGCGACGTCCCGGCAAAGCATCACGACCGGCTCTATCTCAAACCGGGCAGGTTCGTCACCGGTCCGCCGTCGGTGAAATATCGCGGCATCTTTTTGAATGACGAGGCGCCGGCGTTGAGCGGCTGGGTGGCCGGCCGATACGGAACCGTGCCGGGCCTGCACGGCGTGGCCAACTTCGGCCGCGGCTTTTACACGAACATCTTCGAACTGATGCTCCGCCTCCGCGCGAATTACCTCTGGCCCGCGATGTGGGGCAACGCCTTCAACGAGGATGATCCTGAAAACCCACGCCTGGCCGACGAGTATGGCATCGTCATGGGCACCTCGCACCAGGAGCCCATGCTGCGCGCGCAAAAGGAATGGGACCGCGGCTACGGCCGCACCTACGGCGCGTGGGACTACAACCAGACGAACCAGCGGCCCGTGCTGCGGCAATTCTGGCGCGCGGGCATCCGGCGCAACCAAAATTACGAAAGCATCATCACCATGGGCCTGCGCGCCGAGAACGACAGCGGCGCGCCGGTGGGCAGGGCGCTGACCGAGGAAATTGT from Verrucomicrobiia bacterium carries:
- a CDS encoding autotransporter-associated beta strand repeat-containing protein → MKSAKVQIGNAAARLLVCLTPLLAGSSFAATLTWTNSAGDKLLGTAANWSPAAAPAPGDTIQWNGTASGSLTLTNGGALADSNPGLNVNVLAGQTSPLTIVENVGNSGRIRLNTSFVVENGAGPVTFGSSDTPALPLALGATGNGSVHAWTNNSANPVTINTNCFFLMGGGGSHTLSLAGAGDFILNTTIQAQNSGGNLNLTVNGSGTVTLVGTPTPGISFAGSYAATVLNGGTLRLADPGALGTSTLTINGGNLDSTVADLVSYGNNVQNWNGNFGFLGTQNLNLGYGNVTLNASRVVTVNAKTLEVDGVISGSGYSLTKAGAGTLVLGGVNTYSGGTVVSNGVLKLGNAGALGAGGANLTVHGTLDLNGSSPVVGNLSGNAAGVIDDAAAAGFDTLTVSSSGNSVFNGSIKNTTGTVSLTKDGSGTLTLGGANTYSGATAVNAGTLLVNGSLGGGAVTVANGATLGGTNSIGGTVDWQSGSAALFTVTPTTAISGSNATPLQIAGSVTLNDNNLTINVAGATPLPPGTYRLMTYNAGGSTGSFATGAPTFTGAGVQAGTASTVTTSGGTVTLTVALTGVNAVWTSGTSGNWSTAANWSSNPNTPHVAGDGAILGVGAAYTTVTLDTPVSLGLIQFTNDNSFLIADAGNPLTLDNKDVGAAISVNGGMSNTIAPAVALNDNLGILTTAGTSLKIAGAMGNSSGARTVSVNGPGTVTLSGNNTYGPASAGSVGTILSGGGVLQLDNANAIGAGDLSVASSATVRVGAALTLANNIIAGAGTATVDDNANNVTLAGVISGGGALGKNGTGTLSLSSSNSYSGDTSIGAGTLKLLNAGGIAGGPGHGNVNLGAGASLDLNGNSAVLGGLNSTFADAAVDSLAGGAVTLTVGANGAFSTFAGRIQNTSGSLTVVKEGTGVQTLSGTNTYTGGTVINAGTLQIGSGGTTGSLGSGTLVDNGNLSFNLAADVIFADQITGTGSVSLANAALKLRLYGNNTFTGPVNLTYGNAGALWFTNGNALGVGPKVVTCNVPNASLHLNGISGDINVDSSINFTLSGTSGVLFNEAGSNTISGPVDMIYGNGNPKVVVNSGFLTLAGTVSAVNPRTLILGGAGAGLVSGAIVDAGGAGAVTKEDAGTWILAGDNTYSGATAVNAGTLLVNGNNYGAGAVTVAANTVFGGTGSVASAITWQANSKGRFAAAAGGATPLTVYGNVTLNNNLIEVHVDGGTPLPPGQYTLLLEGNTAIYTISGSFQTMPIITGAGLQAGTIAAVSSSATEVKLVVANSSTWTFDGNGNWSTGANWSSNPNFPDTAGEFALLGVGSSQISINLDASETIGGLSFTNDHSFVITSAVNTLTFDNGGVGAGISVLAGTGNVIATKVSLADATSISTASNASLAISGNVDGFSGISLGGSGTVSLSGANTYTGDTALSGGTLILGSSTAIGSGALTLASGSLDSSVPNLVVANANPQNWNGSFTFLGSQNLNLGAGAVTAGTTEKTVTVNSNSLTVGGVIYGTARLTKAGSGALVLLAANGDTLTGGFRISGGPVVIGDNAALGSGTIEFASGDAAIKSSDSTARTLTNSMNLSFGGIYAGTGNLTFTGPLASGSFPKTWVVSNAVTTFSGVLAGGTSQNAANTKAGPGKLILSGDNSTLAKMLAVNEGTLALGSATALGTGAFTLNGGGLDSMVADLVNAGNNPQAWNGSFYFAGSENLNLGSGAVTLGANATVTVSNKTFSVGGAVTGSSYGLTKAGAGMLVLNGANDYGNTTVAAGTLAIAQATLRTNSTVAVATNAALRLDFSTTNQVAQLVLGGVSQPDGIYGSTTPGGYLAGTGSLRVQHLGPSGPVLLTNSVSGSTLSLSWPAGQGWRLQKQTNSLATGLSTNWVDVGDGSLSSTNLTIDPTQPTVFYRLVNP